A portion of the Edaphobacter lichenicola genome contains these proteins:
- a CDS encoding RidA family protein, which yields MARDIIRTSDAPAPPPTYSQAVRAAGLVFVSGTGPQDPATGKIGETIQEQTRQCLENVSAILKAAGSSLDRVVSATVILLEEADFAGMNEEWMRWFPENPPARQGAKLPVRVPGMRVSIAAIAEA from the coding sequence ATGGCAAGAGACATCATTCGAACGTCTGACGCTCCGGCTCCGCCGCCGACGTACAGCCAAGCAGTACGGGCAGCCGGCCTTGTGTTCGTCTCAGGCACGGGGCCACAAGATCCAGCCACGGGGAAGATTGGGGAGACGATCCAAGAGCAGACCAGACAGTGCCTGGAGAATGTGTCGGCCATCCTCAAAGCCGCAGGTTCTTCTCTCGACCGGGTGGTGAGTGCCACTGTCATCCTTCTCGAAGAGGCAGACTTTGCCGGAATGAATGAAGAGTGGATGAGGTGGTTTCCGGAGAACCCACCTGCGCGGCAAGGCGCGAAGTTACCAGTCCGAGTCCCCGGTATGAGGGTATCCATCGCGGCCATCGCCGAGGCCTAA
- a CDS encoding class II aldolase/adducin family protein produces MSEKKNLTEHELRRDLVRFSKWLSRLGFTPGTSGNLSVRLDDQRLLVTPTGASKYLLTPTDMVIVDLQGHQLAGARKVTSEVSMHLAVYQHREDVAAVIHSHPPIATAFACAGRALDEMYCQEAVMTLGVVPLARYATTGTEEVADSIIPLIPEHEAILMANHGVVSYGKSLLEAFLKMETVEHLAHIALITHQLGSALPLHADQIEQLHHAKAKYLQNSLDISNGERSVGSGRLPDERDANDLVRTKKEIRVFSPATSHIPSQLR; encoded by the coding sequence TTGTCAGAGAAAAAGAACCTGACCGAACATGAGTTGAGGCGCGACCTTGTGCGATTTAGTAAATGGCTTTCTCGTCTTGGCTTTACACCTGGGACATCAGGAAATTTATCGGTCCGGTTAGACGATCAACGTTTGCTGGTCACCCCCACTGGCGCCAGCAAGTACCTGCTGACACCGACCGATATGGTGATCGTTGATCTTCAAGGGCATCAGCTTGCCGGCGCCAGGAAAGTAACAAGTGAAGTCAGCATGCATCTTGCTGTCTATCAACATCGAGAGGATGTGGCGGCGGTGATTCACTCCCATCCACCTATCGCCACGGCATTCGCCTGTGCCGGACGCGCTTTGGATGAGATGTACTGTCAGGAAGCGGTTATGACTCTCGGAGTCGTACCGTTGGCGAGGTACGCCACGACCGGGACCGAAGAAGTCGCCGACAGCATTATCCCGCTGATTCCAGAACACGAAGCAATTCTCATGGCCAATCATGGTGTAGTCAGCTATGGCAAGTCTTTGCTTGAAGCATTTCTAAAGATGGAGACAGTCGAACATCTCGCACACATAGCCCTGATCACACATCAGCTTGGATCTGCTCTACCTCTGCATGCGGACCAGATAGAACAGCTTCATCATGCCAAAGCGAAGTACCTGCAAAACTCCCTTGACATATCGAACGGCGAACGATCTGTTGGGTCTGGAAGACTACCGGATGAACGCGATGCGAATGATCTTGTCCGAACAAAAAAAGAGATCAGGGTGTTTTCACCAGCAACAAGCCATATACCATCTCAGCTAAGATGA
- a CDS encoding winged helix-turn-helix transcriptional regulator → MGVSKKEISPCPIDVTLSVIDGRWKGTILWRLLGGSMRTNELRKSIPEITERMLLRHLRDMTGAGILERHQEQGLPLRVRYSLTQYGRTLVPVLDVLCSWGREHLKRDPST, encoded by the coding sequence ATGGGCGTCTCAAAGAAAGAGATCTCACCATGCCCCATCGATGTGACGCTAAGCGTCATCGACGGGCGATGGAAGGGCACGATCCTCTGGCGACTGTTGGGCGGCTCGATGAGGACGAACGAATTGCGGAAGAGTATTCCTGAAATCACAGAGAGGATGCTTCTCCGTCATCTGCGGGATATGACAGGGGCTGGGATTCTGGAACGTCATCAGGAGCAAGGTTTGCCCCTGCGAGTGCGGTACTCGCTAACGCAGTACGGACGGACGTTGGTCCCGGTATTGGATGTTCTCTGTTCGTGGGGCAGAGAACATTTGAAACGAGATCCCTCTACCTGA
- a CDS encoding DUF1772 domain-containing protein: MHLFNMATLFVVLTLVGVEFSVSAFMNPAVCRLEPESQLKMLSRSALVLGKVMPVWYSVSTLFLGIQTWLCWHAPARAILLTTDAIWVFISVASIFVLVPLASRVAEGAADWQRIHRIWDRRHRVRIAALATAAVLLTYVLVR; the protein is encoded by the coding sequence ATGCACTTGTTCAACATGGCGACCCTCTTCGTCGTTCTTACTCTAGTAGGCGTCGAGTTTTCTGTATCTGCATTCATGAACCCTGCCGTGTGCCGGCTCGAACCGGAATCGCAATTGAAGATGCTAAGCCGTTCTGCTCTCGTGCTTGGAAAGGTGATGCCGGTCTGGTACTCGGTCTCTACCCTGTTTCTCGGTATCCAGACCTGGCTCTGCTGGCACGCACCTGCGCGCGCAATCCTGCTTACAACGGATGCGATCTGGGTTTTTATTTCGGTGGCATCGATCTTTGTCTTGGTTCCACTCGCTAGTCGCGTGGCGGAAGGTGCTGCTGATTGGCAGCGGATACATCGGATTTGGGACCGGAGACATCGAGTGCGCATAGCCGCTCTCGCCACCGCAGCTGTCCTGCTCACATACGTACTAGTCCGCTGA
- a CDS encoding Crp/Fnr family transcriptional regulator translates to MSPETSNLFLSYISPASRQSLINTAKLVDLPHKTKLYNADTNPQYAYFLNSGLASVVTPMANGGSAEVGFIGHEGVVGSLHLLGNTKMPTRCMVQLAGRGLRIALADLQKAFCDSEEVRSGVLQFVQSHAATTAQIAGCNRLHDAEQRLARWLLMAWDRTQENDLNFTQGYLAEMIAVERTTVTAIAGDMQRKGLIAYSRGQLKILNRGKLELTACECYPIVKKLFNGLYTC, encoded by the coding sequence ATGAGTCCAGAGACATCGAACCTTTTCTTGTCTTACATCTCTCCCGCTAGTCGTCAATCTCTCATAAATACTGCGAAGCTCGTAGACCTGCCTCACAAAACCAAGCTCTATAACGCAGACACTAACCCTCAGTATGCCTACTTCCTAAATTCGGGTCTCGCATCCGTAGTCACTCCGATGGCAAATGGAGGAAGCGCCGAAGTCGGTTTCATTGGACATGAGGGAGTGGTAGGAAGTCTGCATTTGCTCGGGAATACGAAGATGCCGACGCGTTGCATGGTCCAACTCGCTGGAAGGGGTTTGAGAATTGCATTGGCGGACCTGCAGAAAGCCTTTTGCGATTCGGAAGAAGTTCGGAGCGGCGTCCTCCAGTTCGTTCAATCTCATGCTGCCACGACAGCACAAATCGCCGGTTGCAACAGGTTGCACGATGCGGAACAAAGGCTCGCCCGATGGCTTCTCATGGCATGGGATCGCACTCAGGAGAATGATTTAAACTTCACACAAGGATATCTAGCCGAGATGATTGCAGTGGAGCGCACTACGGTCACGGCCATAGCTGGTGACATGCAGCGCAAAGGACTAATCGCGTACAGCCGTGGACAATTGAAGATTCTGAATAGGGGGAAGCTTGAGCTAACCGCTTGTGAGTGTTATCCCATCGTCAAAAAGCTCTTTAACGGCCTCTATACCTGCTAA
- a CDS encoding PAS domain-containing sensor histidine kinase: MDWSEGLLSSVNLMLACAFPSLVFWGEELVQLYNDAFIPLLSERHPSGLGQKAEECWSDAWQIVGPNLRRVMDDRETVYHRNAIVPIIRDGRLQDIRWTYSYSPIFGSDGAVLGVLVICQDITREVGAAQDLRESETRASRILQSIGDAVIVTDPATRVTQMNSVAEQLTGWKLGEAKGELLANVFQIVNETTRQPVESPADKVRSTGSVVGLANHTVLISKDGRDLPIDDSGAPILDERGALNGIVLVFRDIEERRAVERERDPLTERLTQVLGATTDAIVGVDRNWVMTYLNPKATEVYASDRQILGRNIWGAFPDAVYEGSPYVEHYYRAMNERVSSAFDAYYPAPLNLWLHIDVYPTPEGIVTFSRDITDERNAREALKSKSEQAERQLAEIETVYRTAPIGLALFDTQDFRYLRLNDRQAEFFGLKPEQVVGRTLTEMAPIKGLKELFEQVLAGQPVVNFPLEGELVTRPGEHRYWTVSYFPVIGADGAVQAISAASLEITQQKKAELALMQSEKLAVVGRLASSIAHEINNPLESVTNLLYLAERCDDMTETRTYVQTAERELRRVSVIVNQTLRFHKQSTSPQEISGDQLIDSIVSMFQSRIINYGIRVEERKRIAPAVRCFEGEIRQVLSNLVSNAIDAMQPLGGGRLLLRSRVGRDWNTRRRGLIVTVADTGNGMSASVAQRIFEPFYTTKGISGTGLGLWVSSEIVLRHRGTLRFRTSERYGRSGTVFSLFLPFDAVTR; the protein is encoded by the coding sequence GTGGACTGGTCGGAGGGTCTTCTGTCCTCCGTAAACCTCATGCTTGCGTGTGCCTTTCCCTCGCTGGTGTTCTGGGGGGAGGAGTTGGTGCAACTCTACAACGATGCATTTATCCCCCTTCTCTCGGAGCGCCATCCATCAGGTCTAGGCCAGAAGGCAGAGGAGTGCTGGTCCGATGCCTGGCAGATCGTTGGCCCAAATCTAAGAAGGGTCATGGATGATCGGGAGACGGTATACCACCGAAACGCGATAGTTCCGATCATCCGGGACGGCAGGTTGCAGGATATCCGGTGGACGTATAGCTATAGCCCGATCTTTGGTTCCGATGGGGCTGTTCTGGGAGTGCTTGTCATCTGCCAGGACATTACTCGCGAAGTGGGTGCAGCCCAAGACCTGAGAGAGAGCGAGACTCGCGCTTCGCGCATATTGCAAAGCATCGGTGACGCCGTAATTGTGACGGACCCGGCGACTCGCGTAACTCAGATGAATTCCGTCGCCGAACAACTGACTGGATGGAAGCTCGGAGAAGCCAAGGGCGAATTGCTGGCAAATGTCTTTCAGATCGTTAATGAAACCACTCGACAACCTGTGGAGAGTCCCGCAGACAAAGTCAGGAGCACAGGTTCGGTGGTTGGGCTCGCCAATCACACTGTTCTTATCTCTAAAGACGGAAGAGATCTTCCTATTGATGACAGTGGCGCTCCTATTCTCGATGAGAGAGGTGCCCTCAACGGTATTGTTCTTGTATTTCGTGACATTGAAGAAAGGCGAGCCGTTGAGCGGGAGAGAGATCCCCTCACGGAGCGCCTGACTCAAGTATTGGGTGCGACGACGGATGCGATTGTGGGAGTGGACCGTAACTGGGTTATGACCTATCTCAATCCAAAGGCGACTGAGGTCTACGCTTCCGATCGGCAGATCCTCGGCCGGAATATTTGGGGGGCATTCCCGGACGCGGTCTACGAGGGATCTCCTTACGTCGAACATTACTACCGGGCGATGAACGAGAGGGTTTCGAGCGCGTTCGACGCGTATTATCCTGCGCCCCTTAATTTATGGCTTCACATCGATGTCTACCCAACACCCGAGGGAATCGTTACCTTTTCTCGAGATATCACTGACGAGAGGAATGCTCGCGAAGCATTGAAGAGCAAGTCTGAACAGGCAGAACGCCAGCTTGCAGAGATTGAAACCGTCTATCGTACCGCTCCAATCGGTTTGGCTTTGTTTGATACACAGGATTTCCGATATCTGAGGCTAAACGACAGGCAAGCGGAGTTTTTCGGACTGAAGCCGGAGCAGGTAGTTGGCCGTACCCTAACCGAGATGGCTCCGATTAAGGGGCTTAAGGAGTTGTTTGAACAAGTGCTTGCCGGTCAGCCGGTCGTCAATTTTCCTCTGGAAGGAGAATTGGTCACGCGTCCCGGCGAGCACCGGTACTGGACCGTGAGCTACTTTCCGGTGATTGGTGCAGACGGCGCGGTTCAGGCGATCTCGGCAGCTTCGCTCGAGATTACCCAACAAAAGAAGGCCGAGCTTGCACTGATGCAGAGTGAAAAGCTGGCGGTCGTGGGACGGCTCGCGTCCTCGATTGCGCACGAAATCAATAACCCACTTGAATCTGTCACGAATCTCTTATATCTAGCGGAACGTTGCGACGACATGACGGAGACCAGGACATATGTCCAGACTGCGGAGCGCGAGCTGCGTCGAGTGTCAGTCATCGTCAATCAAACTCTTCGCTTTCATAAGCAGTCGACCAGTCCCCAGGAGATCTCCGGAGATCAGCTCATCGATAGCATCGTCTCCATGTTTCAGAGTCGCATTATCAACTATGGCATACGCGTCGAAGAGCGCAAACGCATAGCGCCAGCTGTGCGGTGTTTTGAGGGAGAGATCCGACAGGTACTCAGTAATCTGGTTAGCAACGCGATTGATGCCATGCAACCGTTGGGCGGCGGCCGGCTTCTGTTGCGTAGTCGCGTTGGAAGAGACTGGAACACAAGACGACGGGGACTTATCGTCACCGTCGCAGATACCGGCAACGGTATGTCAGCTTCGGTCGCGCAACGCATATTTGAGCCGTTCTATACGACGAAGGGCATCAGTGGAACTGGTCTCGGACTTTGGGTAAGTAGCGAGATCGTTCTTCGACACCGAGGAACTTTGCGCTTTCGGACCAGTGAGAGGTACGGTCGCAGCGGAACGGTCTTCTCGTTATTCCTCCCGTTCGACGCGGTGACCAGGTAA
- a CDS encoding low affinity iron permease family protein, whose protein sequence is MTKTRLPNQKLPNQTAVRLSTQIAKETRGDVFGKFATVASGWLGSKWAFLAAILLIVIWAATGSLFHYSDTWQLVINTGTTIVTFLMVFLIQNTQNRDARAINLKLNELIHAIDAAGDQMMDIEKSSDEELDVMQSRYETIRAECMERNKGSNAGKKEVEA, encoded by the coding sequence GTGACGAAAACCCGATTACCAAACCAGAAGTTACCGAACCAAACTGCAGTGAGACTTTCGACTCAAATTGCTAAAGAGACGAGAGGAGATGTATTCGGAAAGTTCGCAACCGTGGCTTCGGGCTGGTTGGGATCGAAGTGGGCGTTTCTAGCGGCCATCTTGCTTATTGTGATTTGGGCAGCTACGGGATCCCTCTTTCACTACTCAGATACTTGGCAGCTGGTCATCAACACGGGAACTACTATTGTTACTTTTCTCATGGTCTTCCTGATTCAGAACACTCAGAACCGGGATGCCCGTGCGATCAATCTCAAGTTGAACGAACTCATCCATGCCATTGACGCTGCCGGCGACCAAATGATGGACATCGAAAAGTCGAGTGATGAGGAATTAGATGTCATGCAGTCTCGTTACGAAACGATTCGGGCTGAATGCATGGAACGAAACAAAGGTAGCAATGCGGGCAAGAAAGAGGTAGAAGCATGA